The following proteins come from a genomic window of Pararhodobacter sp.:
- the cobN gene encoding cobaltochelatase subunit CobN, giving the protein MHVIFRESHGLEETATPTDLGQTPADLVVLSFSDSDLGAFAAGWKRSAGTLPTLRLANLAALKHPLSVDTYVENTLAGAKGILIRLIGGVPYWSYGLQQVQALAQRHGIALAVLPADGRPDTRLDDLSTLPVSTLRRLQHLCDQGGAVAAQAALQQMALAAGLYAAPVRGVRALPEVGGWTPQGITCPAALSFGTRPRIVLTFYRAYLTAADTQPLDAISQAFDAAGYDVVGLFAPSLKAPNARGWLRRWVKALAPVAVVNATAFSAQGEGGTPLDAGGVPVFQVALATNDRKSWAEAERGLSPADLAMHVVLPEVDGRLFGGVVSFKDTGARDPDLQFTRLEHRADPAQIAALVDQVLGWVRLATTPVAVRRPALVLSTYPGKTWQMAHAVGLDALASARAILADLAAQGYDVEGVDPRDLEHASIAFPVNDYLTLQAKLPESLRSVLSHGGTDCGTDCGTDCGTDPDFHDGAFHFKALRAGKILIALQPERGNFSTRDDDYHDLSRAPRPAYVAFYLWLASQADSLVHIGAHGTLEWLPGKSVALSPDCWPAALTRGLPVIYPFIVNDPGEAAQAKRRIGAVTLGHVPPPMTVADTGAGMARLETLLDEFSNADGLDPARRDRLQAGIREEAQSLGLEDELGLNAATSLAEAITRIDRFVCDVKESQFGDGLHIFGTGEHGAAELSGLRAALSGHWVAPGPSGSPWRGRRDVLPTGRNLFTTDPRAVPTRAAYAQGVVLAEELVRRHLQDHGDYPRGLVVDLWGSATMRTAGEEFAMALHLLGARPRWDDGSGRVAGVEILPIAELNRPRLDVTLRVSGLFRDVFPDLAALFGTAVQALAARDEAPDWNPYAGRSDLARVYGPTPGQYGMGMNDTPDTYTEDARKLAGEAWLKASSHALDTDVSDPQGLAARMQNADAFVHLQDLPETDLLLAADYATHEAGFAAAQAITGGKAALYHLDARDPQNPHARTLTEEIARVVRARAANPRWIDGMMRHGFRGGAEIAATLDHLGAFAHLAAAVPPQLIDLYHQATLGREDVREFLSRENPQALAAMEARFAALHAAGLWVTRRNSILASLTHEL; this is encoded by the coding sequence ATGCATGTCATCTTCCGCGAAAGCCACGGGCTTGAGGAAACGGCAACGCCGACCGATCTGGGGCAGACGCCCGCCGATCTGGTGGTGCTGTCCTTCTCCGATTCCGATCTGGGCGCTTTCGCGGCGGGCTGGAAACGCAGCGCCGGCACCCTGCCGACCCTGCGCCTCGCCAATCTGGCGGCGCTGAAACATCCGCTTTCGGTTGATACCTACGTTGAAAACACGCTGGCGGGCGCAAAGGGCATCCTGATTCGCCTGATCGGCGGCGTGCCTTATTGGTCGTATGGCTTGCAACAGGTGCAGGCCCTCGCCCAGCGCCACGGCATTGCCTTGGCCGTTCTGCCCGCCGATGGCCGCCCCGATACGCGCCTCGATGACCTTTCAACCTTGCCGGTCTCCACCCTGCGCCGCCTCCAGCATCTGTGCGACCAAGGCGGCGCGGTGGCCGCCCAGGCCGCCCTGCAGCAAATGGCGCTGGCGGCGGGGCTTTATGCCGCCCCGGTGCGCGGCGTGCGCGCCTTGCCCGAGGTTGGCGGCTGGACCCCGCAGGGCATCACCTGCCCCGCCGCGCTGTCATTCGGCACCCGCCCGCGCATCGTTTTAACCTTCTACCGCGCCTATCTGACCGCCGCCGATACCCAGCCACTAGACGCCATATCGCAGGCGTTTGACGCGGCAGGTTATGACGTGGTCGGCCTGTTCGCGCCGTCCCTCAAGGCCCCCAACGCACGCGGCTGGTTGCGCCGCTGGGTCAAGGCGCTGGCCCCGGTCGCCGTGGTCAACGCCACCGCTTTTTCCGCGCAGGGCGAGGGCGGCACGCCACTGGACGCGGGCGGCGTGCCGGTGTTTCAGGTGGCGCTGGCCACCAATGACCGCAAATCCTGGGCCGAGGCCGAGCGCGGCCTCTCGCCCGCCGATCTTGCGATGCATGTCGTGCTGCCCGAGGTGGACGGTCGCTTGTTCGGCGGAGTCGTCAGTTTCAAGGACACTGGCGCGCGCGACCCTGACCTGCAATTCACCCGGCTTGAGCACCGCGCCGACCCCGCGCAAATCGCCGCTTTGGTCGATCAGGTTCTCGGTTGGGTGCGGCTGGCCACAACGCCGGTGGCCGTCCGTCGGCCTGCATTGGTGTTGTCCACCTACCCCGGAAAAACATGGCAAATGGCGCATGCCGTGGGGCTGGATGCTCTGGCCTCGGCCCGCGCGATTCTGGCCGATCTGGCGGCGCAGGGCTATGATGTCGAGGGCGTCGATCCGCGTGATCTGGAACATGCGAGCATCGCGTTTCCGGTTAATGATTACCTAACGCTGCAAGCCAAGCTCCCGGAATCCTTACGTTCTGTTTTGTCCCACGGTGGGACAGACTGCGGGACAGACTGCGGGACAGACTGCGGGACAGACCCCGATTTCCATGACGGGGCCTTTCATTTCAAGGCGCTGCGCGCCGGAAAAATCCTGATCGCCCTGCAACCCGAACGGGGCAATTTCAGCACCCGGGACGACGACTATCACGACCTCTCCCGCGCCCCCCGGCCCGCTTACGTCGCCTTCTATCTCTGGCTCGCCTCGCAAGCCGATTCACTGGTTCATATCGGCGCGCATGGAACGCTGGAATGGCTGCCCGGAAAATCCGTCGCCCTCTCGCCCGACTGCTGGCCCGCCGCCCTGACCCGCGGGTTGCCGGTGATCTACCCGTTCATCGTCAACGACCCCGGCGAGGCCGCGCAAGCCAAGCGCCGGATCGGAGCCGTCACGCTGGGCCACGTCCCGCCGCCGATGACCGTGGCCGACACCGGCGCGGGCATGGCAAGACTGGAAACCCTGCTCGATGAGTTCTCGAACGCCGACGGCCTCGACCCCGCCCGCCGCGACCGCCTGCAGGCCGGCATCCGCGAGGAAGCGCAATCGCTGGGCCTCGAGGACGAGCTGGGTCTGAACGCCGCGACATCCCTGGCCGAGGCGATCACCCGCATCGACCGCTTTGTCTGCGACGTCAAGGAAAGCCAGTTCGGCGACGGCTTGCATATCTTCGGCACTGGCGAGCATGGGGCGGCCGAATTGTCCGGCCTGCGCGCCGCCCTGTCCGGCCACTGGGTCGCCCCCGGCCCGTCCGGCTCGCCGTGGCGGGGCCGCCGCGATGTGCTGCCGACGGGCCGCAACCTGTTCACCACCGACCCCCGCGCCGTCCCCACCCGCGCCGCCTATGCCCAGGGCGTCGTGTTGGCCGAAGAACTCGTGCGCCGCCATTTGCAGGACCATGGCGACTACCCGCGCGGGCTGGTCGTCGATCTGTGGGGCAGCGCCACGATGCGCACGGCGGGCGAGGAATTCGCCATGGCGCTGCATCTGCTCGGCGCGCGGCCCCGATGGGATGACGGCTCGGGCCGGGTCGCGGGTGTTGAAATCCTGCCGATTGCCGAACTCAACCGCCCCCGGCTGGACGTGACCCTGCGCGTCTCCGGCCTGTTCCGCGATGTGTTCCCTGACCTCGCCGCGCTGTTCGGCACCGCCGTGCAGGCGCTGGCCGCCCGCGACGAGGCCCCGGATTGGAACCCCTACGCCGGCCGATCAGACCTTGCGCGCGTCTATGGCCCGACGCCCGGACAATACGGCATGGGCATGAACGACACCCCCGACACCTATACCGAGGACGCCCGCAAGCTGGCGGGCGAAGCGTGGCTCAAGGCCAGCAGTCACGCGCTGGACACGGATGTCAGCGACCCCCAAGGACTGGCCGCGCGGATGCAGAACGCGGATGCCTTTGTCCACCTGCAAGACCTGCCCGAAACCGATCTGCTGCTGGCCGCCGACTATGCCACGCACGAGGCCGGGTTCGCCGCAGCGCAAGCGATCACCGGCGGCAAGGCGGCGCTCTATCATCTGGATGCGCGCGATCCCCAAAACCCTCACGCCCGCACCCTGACCGAGGAAATCGCCCGTGTCGTGCGCGCCCGTGCCGCCAATCCGCGCTGGATCGACGGCATGATGCGCCACGGGTTCCGGGGTGGTGCGGAAATTGCCGCGACGCTGGATCATCTGGGGGCCTTTGCCCATCTCGCCGCGGCTGTGCCGCCGCAACTGATCGACCTCTATCATCAGGCCACGTTGGGCCGCGAGGACGTGCGCGAGTTTCTGAGCCGCGAGAACCCGCAGGCGCTTGCCGCGATGGAGGCCCGCTTTGCCGCGCTGCATGCCGCCGGGCTTTGGGTGACACGGCGGAACTCGATTCTGGCGAGCCTGACCCATGAGCTTTGA
- a CDS encoding cobalamin biosynthesis protein CobG — MSFEVKGWCPGAHRPMMSGDGYVVRVRPRLGRLTARQAMGLCAAALRHGAGLIDVTNRANIQIRGVAEGAWPALMRDLGALDLLDEDADTETRRNIMVTPDWALGDDTHRLATELLARLAELPPLPPKMGFAIDAGAGPVLGEISADFRIERGTGGGLILRADGRELGMPLAPGAEIDALIGLAAWFVASRGVEAGRMARHDAPLPGWAQGTERPANPGTPLHVGPHALGAAHGLAFGQIRATDLANTLHDSNAVALRVTPWRMLILEGGEPGPRDGLIWTQDSPLMRTDACPGAPFCPQASVETRALAARLAPVAKGRLHVSGCAKGCARKTAAETVVIGNAGRFDIAFTARAGDTPALRGLTLTQILDHFGAA; from the coding sequence ATGAGCTTTGAGGTCAAAGGCTGGTGCCCCGGCGCGCATCGTCCGATGATGTCGGGCGACGGCTATGTGGTGCGGGTGCGCCCCCGGTTGGGGCGGTTGACCGCCCGGCAAGCAATGGGTCTGTGCGCGGCGGCCTTGCGGCATGGCGCGGGCCTGATCGACGTGACGAACCGGGCGAATATCCAGATCCGGGGGGTGGCAGAGGGGGCCTGGCCCGCGTTGATGCGTGATCTGGGGGCACTTGATCTGCTGGACGAGGACGCCGACACCGAGACCCGCCGCAATATCATGGTCACCCCGGATTGGGCGCTGGGCGACGACACGCACCGCCTCGCCACGGAACTGCTGGCGCGGTTGGCCGAATTGCCGCCCCTGCCGCCCAAGATGGGCTTTGCGATTGACGCGGGCGCGGGGCCGGTTCTGGGCGAGATCTCGGCGGATTTTCGCATCGAACGTGGCACCGGGGGCGGGCTGATCCTGCGGGCGGATGGTCGAGAGCTTGGGATGCCGCTGGCACCGGGGGCCGAGATCGACGCGCTGATCGGCTTGGCGGCGTGGTTTGTTGCCTCGCGCGGGGTCGAGGCGGGGCGGATGGCGCGCCACGACGCTCCGCTGCCCGGTTGGGCGCAAGGAACAGAGCGCCCGGCCAACCCCGGCACGCCGCTGCACGTCGGACCGCATGCCTTGGGGGCGGCGCATGGCCTCGCATTCGGCCAGATCCGGGCGACGGATTTGGCGAACACCCTGCACGACAGCAACGCCGTGGCCCTGCGCGTGACTCCGTGGCGGATGCTGATCCTCGAAGGCGGCGAACCGGGACCACGCGACGGCCTGATCTGGACGCAAGACAGCCCGTTGATGCGCACCGATGCCTGCCCCGGCGCGCCCTTTTGCCCGCAGGCCAGCGTGGAAACCCGCGCCTTGGCGGCACGTCTTGCGCCTGTTGCAAAAGGCCGTCTGCATGTGTCGGGCTGCGCAAAAGGCTGCGCGCGCAAGACCGCCGCAGAGACGGTGGTGATCGGTAACGCCGGACGTTTCGACATCGCTTTTACCGCCCGCGCGGGCGATACACCTGCGCTGCGGGGCCTGACCCTGACTCAAATCCTTGACCATTTCGGAGCCGCCTGA
- a CDS encoding precorrin-8X methylmutase, translated as MPYTYETDGAAIYRQSFATIRAEADLARFDADEEQVAVRMIHAAGMVGLEEFVQFSPGFMAAARGALEAGAPILCDAYMVSEGVTRPRLPANNEVICTLRDPVVPAMAKEMGNTRSAAALELWRPHLAGALVAIGNAPTALFHLLNMLEDPDCPRPAAIIGCPVGFVGAMESKDALWEAQPVPSVIVKGRLGGSAITVAAINAIASRKE; from the coding sequence ATGCCTTATACCTATGAAACCGACGGCGCCGCGATCTATCGCCAGTCTTTCGCCACGATCCGCGCCGAGGCTGATCTGGCGCGCTTTGACGCCGACGAGGAACAGGTCGCCGTGCGCATGATCCACGCCGCCGGCATGGTCGGGCTGGAGGAGTTCGTGCAGTTCTCGCCCGGTTTCATGGCCGCCGCGCGCGGCGCTCTGGAGGCGGGTGCGCCGATCCTGTGCGACGCCTATATGGTGTCCGAAGGCGTCACGCGGCCACGTCTGCCCGCGAACAATGAGGTGATCTGCACCCTGCGCGACCCGGTGGTTCCGGCTATGGCCAAGGAGATGGGCAACACGCGGTCAGCGGCGGCGCTGGAGCTGTGGCGGCCGCATCTGGCGGGGGCGCTGGTGGCAATTGGCAATGCGCCGACGGCTTTGTTTCACCTGCTGAATATGCTTGAGGACCCCGATTGCCCGCGCCCGGCGGCGATCATTGGTTGCCCGGTGGGCTTTGTCGGCGCAATGGAGAGCAAGGATGCGCTCTGGGAGGCGCAGCCGGTGCCAAGCGTGATCGTCAAAGGCCGTCTGGGCGGCAGCGCGATCACCGTCGCGGCAATCAACGCCATCGCGAGCCGCAAGGAATGA
- the cobI gene encoding precorrin-2 C(20)-methyltransferase, producing the protein MSGTVHGVGLGPGAADLMSVRADRLVRGARHVAYFRKGGRQGQARRIVEGMLRADAVEFPMEYPVTTEIPLEDPRYAVALAGFYAKCAAHLRGLAEGGADVVVLCEGDPFFYGSFMHLFTRLKDDVPVQVVPAITGMSAAWTATGAPITWGDDVLTVAPATLSEAELTRRIAETDALVVMKIGQNLPKLKRAIAAAGRMEAAWLVEYAAMPEQRVMPLAEAETAPYFSIAILHGEGRRP; encoded by the coding sequence ATGAGCGGCACGGTTCATGGCGTGGGTCTGGGGCCGGGGGCGGCGGATCTGATGAGCGTGCGCGCGGATCGTCTGGTGCGCGGCGCGCGGCATGTGGCGTATTTCCGCAAGGGCGGGCGGCAGGGTCAGGCGCGGCGGATTGTCGAGGGAATGCTGCGCGCGGATGCCGTGGAGTTTCCGATGGAATACCCGGTAACGACCGAGATCCCGCTGGAAGATCCGCGCTATGCGGTTGCTCTGGCCGGGTTCTATGCCAAATGCGCCGCGCATCTGCGCGGGCTGGCCGAGGGCGGCGCGGATGTTGTGGTGCTGTGCGAAGGGGATCCGTTTTTCTATGGCTCGTTCATGCATTTGTTCACGCGGCTCAAGGATGACGTGCCGGTGCAGGTGGTGCCAGCGATCACCGGCATGTCGGCGGCCTGGACGGCGACGGGCGCGCCGATCACCTGGGGCGATGACGTGTTGACAGTGGCCCCGGCCACCTTGAGCGAGGCGGAACTGACCCGCCGGATCGCCGAGACCGACGCGCTGGTGGTGATGAAAATCGGCCAGAACCTGCCCAAATTGAAACGCGCGATTGCGGCGGCGGGGCGGATGGAGGCGGCGTGGCTGGTGGAATATGCGGCGATGCCGGAACAGCGGGTGATGCCTTTGGCTGAGGCTGAAACCGCGCCGTATTTCTCGATTGCGATTCTTCATGGAGAGGGGCGCAGACCATGA
- the cobJ gene encoding precorrin-3B C(17)-methyltransferase: protein MTGWVVIAGLGPGSDAMVTPEVRGALAQATDIVGYIPYVARVAPREGLTLHASDNRVEIDRSRHALAMAAAGKRVVVVSSGDPGVFAMASAVFEALEAGPEHWRALEIRVLPGITAMLAAAAAAGAPLGHDFCTINLSDNLKPWALIEKRLRLAAEADFAMAFYNPRSKSRPEGFARALEVLREACGDARPVLFARAVSTPDQALRIVPLTEATPEMADMRTMVIVGSSTTRIIDTPRGPILYTPRSV from the coding sequence ATGACCGGCTGGGTGGTGATCGCCGGGCTGGGGCCGGGCAGCGACGCGATGGTGACGCCTGAAGTGCGCGGCGCCTTGGCGCAAGCCACGGATATCGTGGGGTATATTCCCTATGTCGCCCGAGTGGCACCGCGTGAGGGCCTGACGCTGCACGCCAGCGACAACCGCGTGGAGATCGACCGTTCACGGCATGCCTTGGCGATGGCGGCGGCAGGGAAACGGGTGGTTGTGGTGTCCTCGGGCGATCCGGGGGTGTTTGCCATGGCTTCGGCGGTGTTCGAGGCGCTGGAGGCCGGGCCAGAGCATTGGCGTGCGCTGGAAATCCGCGTGTTGCCGGGAATCACGGCGATGCTGGCGGCGGCGGCAGCGGCGGGTGCGCCACTGGGCCATGACTTTTGCACCATCAATCTGAGCGACAATCTGAAACCCTGGGCGCTGATCGAGAAACGCCTGCGTTTGGCGGCAGAGGCCGATTTCGCGATGGCGTTCTACAACCCGCGCTCGAAATCCCGGCCAGAAGGCTTTGCGCGTGCGCTGGAGGTGCTGCGCGAGGCGTGTGGCGATGCGCGGCCGGTCCTGTTTGCGCGGGCGGTTTCGACACCGGACCAGGCGTTGCGGATCGTGCCGCTGACCGAGGCCACGCCCGAGATGGCGGATATGCGGACCATGGTGATCGTGGGATCCTCGACGACGCGGATCATCGACACACCGCGCGGGCCGATCCTGTATACGCCGAGGTCGGTGTGA
- a CDS encoding cobalt-precorrin-6A reductase, translating into MPNILVLGGTTEASALCRALAEANIPATLSYMGRVERPKPQPIPVRIGGFGGVPGLIQYLRDQQITHLVDATHPFAAQMSTNAVAATQETGVPLIALTRPKWEPGPGDRWHQVPDMAAAVAALSGPPQNIMLAIGRMHLAQFAAQPQHNYLLRLVDAPTEVPPLPHHTVIIDRGPFSAEADRALMQTHQIALVVSKNAGGTGSLSKLQAARVLGLPVLMIERPLLPPRQETHTLADVLAFVTA; encoded by the coding sequence ATGCCAAACATCCTTGTCCTTGGCGGCACCACCGAAGCCAGCGCCCTGTGCCGCGCTCTCGCCGAGGCAAACATTCCCGCGACCCTGTCCTACATGGGCCGCGTCGAGCGCCCCAAACCGCAGCCCATCCCGGTGCGCATCGGCGGCTTTGGCGGCGTGCCCGGCCTGATCCAATACCTGCGCGACCAGCAGATCACGCATCTGGTGGATGCCACACACCCGTTCGCCGCGCAAATGAGCACCAACGCCGTGGCCGCGACGCAGGAAACCGGCGTGCCGCTCATTGCCCTGACCCGCCCAAAATGGGAACCCGGACCCGGCGACAGGTGGCACCAAGTCCCCGACATGGCCGCCGCCGTGGCTGCCCTGTCCGGCCCGCCGCAAAACATCATGCTGGCGATTGGCCGGATGCACTTGGCGCAGTTCGCCGCGCAACCCCAGCACAACTACCTTCTGCGCCTCGTCGATGCCCCGACCGAGGTCCCGCCCTTGCCGCATCACACCGTGATCATCGATCGCGGCCCGTTCAGCGCCGAGGCCGACCGCGCCTTGATGCAGACCCACCAGATCGCCCTCGTGGTCAGCAAGAACGCCGGCGGCACCGGCTCTCTCTCGAAACTTCAGGCCGCGCGCGTCCTCGGCCTGCCGGTCCTGATGATCGAGCGCCCTCTCCTGCCGCCGCGCCAAGAGACCCACACTCTGGCCGATGTGCTGGCGTTTGTGACCGCGTGA
- a CDS encoding cobalamin biosynthesis protein codes for MERHAVIVAGFGFSTRATTESLRDALAITGVCVDALATLADKSEALKPLAAELGVPVIAVDGPLPDTPTQSPRSLSARGIGSVAEACALAAVGAGGYLRGTRVTSGDHLATCAIAQGAQE; via the coding sequence ATGGAGCGTCACGCTGTGATCGTCGCGGGGTTCGGGTTTTCCACGCGTGCTACCACCGAGTCGCTGCGCGATGCCTTGGCGATCACCGGGGTTTGCGTGGATGCGCTGGCCACTCTGGCGGATAAATCCGAAGCGCTGAAACCCTTGGCCGCAGAATTGGGCGTGCCGGTCATTGCGGTTGACGGCCCCCTGCCCGACACGCCGACGCAATCCCCCCGCAGCCTGAGCGCGCGCGGCATCGGCAGCGTCGCCGAGGCTTGCGCGCTTGCCGCCGTGGGCGCGGGCGGGTATCTGCGCGGCACCCGAGTCACCTCAGGCGACCATCTGGCCACCTGTGCCATCGCGCAAGGAGCACAAGAATGA
- the cobM gene encoding precorrin-4 C(11)-methyltransferase — protein sequence MTVHFVGAGPGAPDLLTLRGRDIIASCPVCLYAGSLVPEAILGHCPAGARIVNTAPLSLDQIMEEISAAHATGHDVVRLHSGDLSVWSAMGEQLRRLRALGIPYTVTPGVPSFAAAAAALGTELTLPGLAQSVVLTRTPGRASAMPEGETLANFAATGATLAIHLSIHNLARTVADLTPAYGAECPVAVVWRASWPEQRIVRGTLASIEALIDGSMERTALILVGRALGAEGFEESCLYATEYDRRFRPQSADSVYAESKE from the coding sequence ATGACCGTTCATTTCGTCGGTGCCGGCCCCGGCGCTCCCGATCTTCTGACCCTGCGCGGGCGCGATATCATCGCGTCCTGTCCGGTGTGCCTTTATGCCGGGTCGCTGGTGCCCGAGGCGATCCTGGGCCATTGCCCCGCGGGGGCGCGGATCGTGAACACCGCGCCTTTGTCGCTGGATCAGATCATGGAAGAGATCAGCGCGGCCCATGCCACGGGGCACGATGTGGTGCGGTTGCACTCGGGCGATCTGTCGGTGTGGTCGGCAATGGGTGAGCAATTGCGCAGGCTTCGCGCGCTGGGAATCCCCTATACCGTGACGCCGGGGGTTCCGTCTTTTGCCGCGGCGGCGGCGGCCTTGGGGACCGAGCTGACCTTGCCGGGCCTCGCGCAATCGGTGGTGCTGACCCGCACGCCGGGCCGCGCAAGTGCCATGCCCGAGGGCGAAACGCTGGCGAATTTCGCGGCGACGGGGGCAACGCTGGCGATTCATCTGTCGATCCACAATCTGGCGCGGACCGTGGCCGATCTGACCCCGGCTTACGGCGCGGAGTGCCCCGTGGCGGTGGTTTGGCGCGCGTCATGGCCCGAACAGCGCATTGTGCGCGGGACGCTGGCCAGCATCGAGGCGCTGATCGACGGCAGCATGGAACGCACGGCGTTGATCCTTGTCGGGCGGGCGCTGGGCGCTGAGGGGTTCGAGGAAAGCTGCCTCTATGCCACGGAATACGACCGAAGGTTCCGCCCACAATCGGCGGATTCGGTCTATGCGGAGAGCAAGGAATGA
- a CDS encoding cobyrinate a,c-diamide synthase yields the protein MSMPQTIPGLMISAPASGTGKTTVMLGLLRALSEDGLDVQPFKSGPDYIDPAFHRAACGRASFNLDSWAMGPALLDSIAAQAEGADICVAEGSMGLYDGVAFAGALGHGSSAETARRMGWPVVLVVDVSGQAQSAAATALGFARYMPDLPFAGVILNRVASPRHERLTRLGMEAAGITVLGSLPRRGDLKLPERHLGLVQAVEHPDLDKAIADYATFLRENVDLAAIKAAARGVALPQHGALPNPPAQRIALAQDAAFSFVYPHQVAGWRRAGAEILPFSPLADEAPDASADLVWLPGGYPELHAGKLAAAANFRAGLRRHAASKPIHGECGGYMALGEALIDKEGVRHQMAGLLGLVTSYEKRKMHLGYRRAELVAAMPGYGAGAALRGHEFHYSTILDQPDAPLARVTDAEGAAVVETGSWRGNVTGTFFHMIAEDL from the coding sequence ATGAGCATGCCACAGACCATTCCCGGCCTGATGATATCCGCCCCCGCCAGCGGCACTGGCAAGACCACGGTGATGCTGGGCCTGTTGCGCGCGCTGTCCGAGGATGGTCTGGACGTGCAGCCGTTCAAGAGCGGGCCGGATTACATCGACCCGGCGTTTCATCGTGCGGCCTGCGGGCGGGCGTCGTTCAATCTGGATAGCTGGGCGATGGGTCCGGCTCTGCTGGACAGTATCGCCGCGCAGGCCGAGGGCGCGGATATTTGCGTCGCCGAGGGGTCGATGGGGCTGTATGACGGGGTGGCTTTTGCCGGGGCCTTGGGCCACGGCAGCAGTGCGGAAACCGCACGGCGCATGGGCTGGCCGGTGGTGCTGGTGGTTGATGTCTCGGGGCAGGCGCAATCGGCGGCGGCCACGGCGCTGGGCTTTGCGCGCTATATGCCCGATTTGCCGTTTGCCGGTGTGATCCTGAACCGTGTCGCCAGCCCCCGGCATGAACGCCTGACCCGGCTGGGCATGGAGGCGGCGGGGATCACGGTTCTGGGGTCTTTGCCCCGGCGCGGCGACTTGAAACTGCCGGAACGTCATCTGGGTTTGGTGCAGGCCGTCGAGCACCCCGATCTGGACAAAGCCATCGCCGATTACGCGACTTTCTTGCGCGAAAACGTCGACCTGGCTGCGATCAAGGCCGCCGCGCGGGGTGTGGCCTTGCCGCAGCACGGCGCTTTGCCAAACCCCCCGGCGCAGCGCATTGCCTTGGCGCAGGATGCCGCGTTTTCCTTTGTCTATCCGCATCAGGTGGCGGGTTGGCGGCGGGCGGGGGCAGAGATCCTGCCGTTTTCACCGCTGGCCGATGAAGCGCCCGATGCCAGCGCCGATCTGGTCTGGCTACCGGGCGGATACCCCGAATTGCACGCCGGAAAACTGGCCGCTGCGGCGAATTTCCGCGCGGGCTTGCGCCGCCACGCCGCATCCAAACCCATCCACGGCGAATGCGGCGGGTATATGGCGCTGGGTGAGGCGCTGATCGACAAAGAGGGTGTGCGGCACCAGATGGCGGGGCTGCTGGGTCTGGTGACCAGCTATGAGAAACGCAAGATGCATCTTGGGTATCGGCGGGCGGAATTGGTGGCGGCGATGCCGGGTTACGGCGCCGGGGCGGCGTTGCGCGGGCACGAGTTCCACTATTCGACGATTCTGGACCAACCCGACGCCCCCTTGGCGCGGGTCACGGATGCCGAGGGCGCAGCGGTCGTCGAAACCGGATCGTGGCGCGGCAACGTCACGGGGACGTTCTTTCACATGATTGCCGAGGATCTATGA